In a single window of the Drosophila miranda strain MSH22 chromosome XL, D.miranda_PacBio2.1, whole genome shotgun sequence genome:
- the LOC108163978 gene encoding uncharacterized protein LOC108163978 has product MNRSSIKKSSPDTETASGSYQGGVHLSSGLGYSHSEFSLGAPGGGPIISQQRLPGPTDDGASDEDLSDEVVVSHTPLSVLAEQAKQARQVLWSKQRRLYVDLDMRGGSVAANVALRGGEEEATRNSVERLMSRVVRLQRTAFACPLSACQVAVNATNCLAHCLQQHPTVAVLEMRPNLTASLPLGLPLVLGSCGSQRCIGTLIFESARQRGTNVDLAACNEGWTSSLALIGLLWKTSWDTQLHGPMVTHLYNLWFFCPQAHPPLQVLVSAESQAKAKQVKQFKREVKQQVIPTSADPLLHEQRAMHRENEHYMRFTHREMKLLTNDFTTDIDLKLTIQEEQQTPAKATEPQKPSDLEEGNDSIKSKDTEDPTSSNSLAVDPLQAQSPSNADLDDESVEGTLKIIDSMANELMSGFVDFEKYNLGSDFIRAVKSQALIEKVKSRSLSASVSEAQLSQPSEGLPSLAVLEESQSKSSGKTPSLASVVVPVQASREKVQSPLEDGTLKQQPKEEDLEENVVQELLDELVEEHETGILDGTHKGDSQY; this is encoded by the coding sequence ATGAACAGAAGCAGCATCAAGAAATCCTCCCCCGACACGGAGACCGCCTCGGGCAGCTACCAGGGCGGTGTCCACCTGTCGTCGGGCCTGGGGTACTCCCACTCGGAGTTCTCATTGGGTGCGCCGGGCGGCGGGCCGATCATCTCGCAGCAGCGGCTGCCCGGTCCGACGGACGACGGTGCCTCCGACGAGGATCTGTCCGACGAGGTGGTGGTCTCGCACACGCCGCTCAGCGTCCTGGCGGAGCAGGCCAAGCAGGCCCGGCAGGTCTTGTGGTCGAAGCAGAGGCGTCTCTACGTGGACCTGGACATGCGCGGCGGCAGCGTGGCCGCGAATGTGGCGCTGCGCGGCGGAGAGGAGGAGGCCACGCGGAATAGCGTCGAGCGGCTGATGAGCCGCGTCGTTCGGCTGCAGAGGACGGCCTTCGCCTGTCCCCTGTCCGCCTGCCAGGTGGCCGTGAACGCCACCAATTGCCTGGCCCACTGCCTGCAGCAGCATCCGACGGTGGCCGTGCTGGAGATGCGCCCCAACCTGACCGCCAGCCTGCCGCTGGGCCTGCCCCTGGTGCTGGGCTCCTGCGGCAGCCAGCGGTGCATTGGCACGCTGATCTTCGAGAGCGCCCGTCAGCGCGGCACGAACGTCGACCTGGCGGCCTGCAACGAGGGCTGGACCAGCAGCCTGGCCCTGATCGGGCTGCTGTGGAAGACATCCTGGGATACCCAGCTCCACGGCCCCATGGTCACCCATCTGTACAACCTGTGGTTCTTCTGCCCACAGGCCCACCCGCCGCTGCAGGTACTGGTCTCCGCCGAGTCGCAGGCCAAGGCCAAGCAGGTCAAGCAGTTCAAGCGGGAGGTGAAGCAGCAGGTGATCCCCACCTCAGCGGATCCCCTGCTGCACGAGCAGCGGGCCATGCACCGGGAGAACGAGCACTACATGCGCTTCACCCACCGCGAGATGAAGCTCCTGACCAACGATTTCACGACCGACATCGATCTGAAGCTGACGATTCAGGAGGAACAGCAGACGCCGGCAAaggccacagagccacagaagCCATCGGATCTTGAGGAGGGGAATGATTCTATCAAATCCAAGGATACAGAAGACCCAACTTCAAGCAACAGTTTGGCGGTGGACCCCCTGCAGGCCCAGTCCCCGTCCAACGCCGATCTGGACGACGAATCAGTTGAAGGCACTTTAAAGATCATCGACTCCATGGCGAACGAGCTGATGTCTGGCTTCGTGGACTTTGAGAAGTACAATTTGGGCAGTGATTTCATAAGGGCCGTCAAGTCGCAGGCACTCATCGAGAAGGTCAAGTCTCGGTCATTGTCGGCCTCGGTCTCAGAGGCACAGCTGTCTCAGCCCTCAGAGGGGCTGCCGTCTCTGGCAGTCCTCGAGGAGTCACAGTCAAAGTCATCGGGGAAGACACCGTCACTGGCATCGGTGGTGGTACCGGTTCAGGCATCACGCGAGAAAGTACAGTCACCGCTGGAGGACGGAACTCTCAAGCAGCAGCCGAAGGAGGAGGATCTGGAGGAGAACGTCGTGCAGGAATTGCTGGACGAGCTCGTCGAGGAACACGAGACTGGCATATTGGATGGCACCCATAAGGGGGATTCCCAATATTAA